One genomic region from Candidatus Zixiibacteriota bacterium encodes:
- a CDS encoding secondary thiamine-phosphate synthase enzyme YjbQ: MKSLRKELWFNIPSRRGFVNITPDVRKAIAESGVREGIVLVNAMHITASVFINDDESGLHQDYDKWLEKLAPHEPVSGYRHNDTGEDNADAHMKRQIMGREVVVAITDGQLDFGPWEQIFYGEFDGRRRKRALIKIIGD, translated from the coding sequence TTGAAAAGTCTTCGCAAGGAGCTTTGGTTCAATATCCCCAGTCGCCGGGGGTTTGTGAACATTACTCCTGATGTACGCAAGGCGATAGCCGAGAGCGGCGTGCGGGAAGGGATCGTACTCGTCAACGCCATGCATATCACCGCGTCGGTGTTTATCAATGACGACGAATCAGGTCTGCATCAGGACTACGACAAATGGCTTGAGAAACTGGCGCCGCATGAGCCGGTCTCAGGTTACCGCCACAACGATACAGGCGAGGATAACGCCGATGCTCACATGAAACGCCAGATCATGGGTCGCGAGGTGGTAGTGGCGATCACCGACGGCCAGTTGGACTTTGGCCCATGGGAGCAGATATTCTACGGCGAGTTTGATGGTCGACGGCGCAAACGGGCGCTGATCAAGATCATCGGCGACTAA
- a CDS encoding glutathione peroxidase, with product MSANDYRTIPFKTITGHDSSLAAFKGKVVLVVNVASECGYTPQYEGLQKLYQTYKDKGLVVVGFPANNFGAQEPGTNEQILNFCQTKYHVTFPMMAKISVKGTDKHPLFQYLTEQSPIEGEIKWNFSKFLLDKDGNLVARFDSAVKPDAPELTSRIESLL from the coding sequence ATGTCAGCCAACGATTACCGGACTATTCCGTTCAAAACCATCACCGGCCACGATTCCAGCCTGGCCGCATTCAAGGGGAAAGTGGTTTTGGTAGTGAATGTCGCCAGCGAGTGCGGCTACACGCCGCAATACGAGGGACTCCAAAAACTGTATCAGACCTACAAGGACAAGGGGCTGGTGGTAGTCGGGTTTCCGGCGAACAACTTTGGCGCCCAGGAACCCGGCACCAACGAACAGATTCTCAACTTCTGCCAAACCAAGTACCACGTCACATTTCCCATGATGGCCAAGATTAGCGTGAAGGGAACGGACAAGCACCCCCTGTTTCAATATCTCACCGAGCAGTCCCCCATCGAAGGGGAGATCAAGTGGAATTTCAGTAAGTTCCTTCTGGACAAAGATGGTAACCTTGTGGCGCGCTTCGATTCTGCGGTCAAACCTGATGCCCCGGAGTTGACTTCCCGCATAGAGTCCCTATTATAG
- a CDS encoding S9 family peptidase, translating into MNSPRMRRVCLLLAAALLTAAVAFAQPTPPVAKIIPKVDTSFGDIRTDNYYWLREKTSPDVISYLEAENAYTDSVMKHTDPLQKKLYDEMLGRIKETDLTVPVKHDDYYYYSRTEEGKPYSIYCRKYKSLDSAEQVILDVNELAKGHDYLAVGVLDVSPNHQMLAYAYDTAGSERLALRFKDLKTGVVLPEVIGNTTYETSWSTDNKTLFYVTLDDAARAYKLWRHTLGEDPAKDVLVYHEPDSAFSVGITLSKDKAFLLMRLTSLVSSEVRYVAADKPAGEFRTIEPRRPQVEYEVEHIDKRFIIRTNDNALNFRLVEAPEKNPSRNSWKDILPHRDSVLVEGMDLFKEYLVVFERRNGLPQLRVSRWKDGNLHYVQFDEPVYNFYPMGNPDFNSHIVRYNYTSLVTPSSVYDYDMTARTRELKKQQEVLGGYDPTQYQSERLFAPAPDGKLVPISLVYKKGLERDGNNPMLLYGYGAYGISSDPNFSSNRLSLFDRGFIYAIAHVRGGSELGRQWYEDGKLLHKKNGFTDFIACADYLISQKYTSEEKLAISGGSAGGLLMGAVTVMRPDLFAVVVADVPFVDVINTMLDESLPLTVEEFEEWGNPKVEEYYRYMRSYSPYDNTVPKVYPALLATGGLNDPRVSYWEPSKWVARLRSVKTDSNRLLLKINMEAGHGGLSGRYGRLKEIAFEYAFIFDILGIRR; encoded by the coding sequence ATGAACTCACCGAGAATGCGTCGCGTATGCCTGCTTCTCGCGGCAGCGTTACTCACGGCTGCTGTGGCCTTTGCTCAGCCGACACCGCCGGTCGCGAAAATCATTCCGAAGGTAGATACTTCCTTTGGCGATATCCGAACCGACAACTACTACTGGCTTCGTGAAAAGACAAGCCCGGACGTCATCAGCTACCTTGAGGCGGAAAACGCCTACACCGATTCGGTCATGAAACATACCGACCCCCTCCAGAAGAAGCTGTACGACGAGATGCTGGGGCGAATCAAAGAGACCGATCTGACAGTACCGGTCAAGCACGACGACTATTATTACTACAGCCGTACCGAGGAAGGGAAACCGTACTCCATCTATTGCCGCAAGTACAAGAGTCTGGACTCGGCCGAACAGGTGATTCTTGACGTTAACGAATTGGCCAAAGGGCACGATTATCTGGCGGTCGGCGTCCTCGATGTCAGCCCCAATCACCAGATGCTGGCGTACGCGTACGACACGGCCGGCTCGGAACGGCTGGCGCTGCGGTTTAAGGATCTCAAGACCGGCGTCGTGCTGCCTGAAGTGATAGGCAACACCACGTATGAAACCTCGTGGTCCACCGACAACAAGACGCTGTTTTATGTTACGCTCGATGATGCTGCACGCGCATACAAGCTGTGGCGGCACACGCTCGGCGAGGACCCTGCGAAGGATGTGCTGGTATATCACGAACCGGATAGCGCCTTTTCGGTGGGGATCACGCTCTCCAAAGACAAAGCGTTCCTGCTCATGCGACTGACCAGCCTGGTGTCATCCGAGGTTCGCTACGTGGCGGCCGACAAACCAGCCGGTGAATTTAGAACCATCGAGCCGAGACGCCCCCAGGTTGAATACGAAGTCGAGCATATCGACAAGCGGTTCATCATTCGGACCAACGACAATGCACTCAACTTCAGATTGGTGGAAGCTCCGGAAAAAAATCCCTCCCGGAACAGTTGGAAGGATATCCTCCCGCACCGCGATTCGGTCCTGGTGGAGGGAATGGATCTTTTCAAAGAATATCTGGTCGTGTTCGAGCGTCGTAACGGACTGCCGCAACTGCGCGTCAGCCGGTGGAAAGACGGCAATCTGCACTACGTGCAGTTCGATGAGCCGGTGTACAATTTCTACCCGATGGGAAACCCCGATTTCAACAGTCATATCGTGCGCTATAACTATACGTCGCTCGTGACCCCGAGCTCGGTCTACGACTACGACATGACCGCTCGGACGCGTGAATTGAAGAAGCAGCAGGAAGTCCTCGGCGGCTACGATCCCACACAGTACCAGTCCGAGCGGCTGTTCGCGCCGGCCCCCGACGGCAAGCTGGTGCCGATTTCACTGGTATACAAGAAAGGGTTGGAGCGCGACGGCAACAACCCGATGTTGTTATATGGTTACGGCGCCTACGGAATCTCCAGCGACCCGAACTTCTCATCAAACCGGCTCAGTCTGTTTGACCGCGGTTTCATCTATGCCATCGCCCACGTGCGCGGCGGCTCGGAACTGGGACGGCAATGGTACGAGGACGGCAAACTGCTCCACAAGAAGAACGGCTTCACCGATTTCATCGCATGTGCCGATTATCTGATAAGCCAAAAATACACCTCAGAAGAAAAACTGGCCATCAGCGGCGGCAGCGCCGGCGGTCTTCTGATGGGCGCGGTCACCGTCATGCGGCCCGACCTGTTTGCGGTGGTTGTCGCCGACGTGCCGTTCGTGGATGTCATCAACACTATGCTCGACGAGTCGCTCCCACTGACAGTCGAGGAGTTCGAGGAATGGGGGAACCCCAAGGTGGAGGAGTACTACCGCTACATGCGCTCGTACTCGCCGTATGACAATACCGTGCCAAAAGTCTACCCCGCCCTGCTCGCCACCGGTGGGCTGAACGATCCGCGGGTCAGTTACTGGGAGCCTTCTAAATGGGTGGCCAGACTCCGCTCCGTAAAGACCGACAGCAATCGGCTGTTACTCAAGATCAACATGGAGGCGGGACACGGCGGCTTATCCGGGCGCTACGGGCGACTCAAAGAGATCGCCTTTGAATACGCCTTCATCTTTGACATTTTGGGGATCAGACGATAA
- a CDS encoding S8 family serine peptidase, with translation MRIKGSNLWRRLVVMTVLLCVAVSTGAASGLAPGSNFVRDKAERLKSWRSSVPPAIPQSALNLLRLSDEIGMIVLPAATRLPLEMSKVWFRPNINPVAPESYVLANIVDSAVVSGQVVAPVDSGLLAEAVIDSVMLVQFFSLDIVWLGKTWADATPDDTFTVFTEEGVFFRDLSRHYHIGFSGTATPEDAIESLLGVNGVQEAFQIGIPASSSEEPEPEHEPRCQYRNDSTVNQYYLFPYDSGGVNAFGAWDLVCEGISDNKEVVIGIDDDGFGTNPAYHPDIRYNISPKSSAAFNSTYNHGTAVAGVCGATASETAVPALGKISTVPDGRGIVGVSPRTKMVLRDHGHTRYVSDLKYLIDSCDVDILNFSWGLWPFDNRDLHILLERAFYQKEIALIAGAGNCGLGVDCPRVVYPAAYPFVLAVSGSARDPYDHHPIRAGENWGAWLDMVAPSVDVLSTGGYAKFPSDTIPANYGYSRRNGTSMSAAITSGVAALMKTANPALSAATLYDILTQTAKPLEGYDPGWNAATGWGIADAREAALRVINRAHCDSLPGDANGDCYVNWADALQVIRFLHFGVPLPEPNNADVNADCQVDISDLQALIDYAVYGAGILLYGCVESEGRVEQSKTPSSTPVLNAAFPNPFNPSTEIGFELPTASHVRLEVFNVLGQHVATLVDGPMESGRHSVAWDGSNAASGIYLYRFQTGSFVMSRKMLLVK, from the coding sequence ATGCGTATCAAAGGATCAAACCTTTGGCGACGCCTGGTTGTCATGACTGTATTGTTGTGTGTTGCCGTGTCCACAGGCGCGGCAAGTGGTCTTGCACCGGGCAGCAATTTTGTCCGCGACAAGGCCGAGCGACTCAAAAGCTGGCGGAGCAGCGTGCCGCCGGCCATTCCGCAATCAGCACTGAACCTGCTGCGGCTGTCTGATGAGATCGGCATGATTGTGCTACCCGCAGCCACCCGCCTGCCACTGGAAATGAGCAAGGTCTGGTTCAGGCCCAACATTAATCCGGTTGCTCCGGAGTCGTATGTCCTGGCGAACATCGTCGACAGTGCCGTTGTCAGCGGCCAGGTTGTCGCGCCGGTGGACAGCGGTCTGCTGGCAGAAGCAGTGATCGATTCCGTCATGCTGGTCCAGTTTTTCTCGCTTGACATCGTCTGGCTCGGCAAGACCTGGGCCGACGCCACCCCGGATGACACGTTTACGGTGTTCACGGAAGAAGGCGTCTTCTTCAGAGACCTGTCTCGACATTATCATATTGGATTTTCCGGTACGGCCACGCCGGAAGACGCCATCGAGAGCCTGCTGGGCGTGAATGGCGTGCAGGAGGCGTTCCAGATCGGTATTCCGGCAAGTTCCTCTGAGGAACCTGAACCAGAGCACGAGCCACGGTGCCAGTACCGGAATGACTCGACGGTAAACCAGTATTACCTGTTCCCATACGACAGCGGCGGCGTCAATGCATTCGGTGCCTGGGATCTGGTCTGTGAGGGGATATCCGACAACAAGGAGGTGGTGATCGGGATCGATGACGACGGCTTCGGCACCAATCCGGCCTACCACCCTGACATCCGGTACAATATTTCTCCCAAGAGTAGTGCAGCCTTCAACAGCACGTACAATCACGGCACAGCGGTGGCGGGTGTGTGCGGGGCGACTGCCTCTGAGACGGCAGTTCCGGCACTCGGGAAAATCAGTACCGTTCCGGATGGACGAGGCATAGTTGGCGTGTCACCGCGCACCAAGATGGTACTCAGGGACCACGGCCACACTCGCTACGTATCCGATCTCAAGTATCTGATCGATTCCTGTGATGTGGATATTCTCAACTTCAGTTGGGGCCTTTGGCCGTTCGACAATCGCGATCTGCACATCTTGCTTGAACGGGCATTCTATCAGAAAGAAATTGCGCTCATAGCGGGAGCAGGTAATTGCGGGTTGGGGGTAGATTGCCCGCGTGTGGTCTATCCTGCCGCCTACCCGTTCGTACTCGCGGTCAGTGGATCGGCTAGAGACCCCTATGACCACCATCCTATACGTGCGGGTGAGAACTGGGGCGCCTGGTTGGATATGGTTGCACCAAGCGTAGATGTTCTGAGCACTGGCGGCTACGCCAAGTTTCCCAGCGACACGATTCCCGCAAACTACGGCTATTCCAGGCGGAATGGGACTTCCATGTCGGCTGCGATCACAAGTGGTGTCGCCGCACTGATGAAGACTGCGAACCCGGCGCTCTCGGCGGCGACACTGTACGACATCCTGACGCAGACGGCCAAGCCATTGGAGGGCTACGACCCGGGCTGGAATGCCGCTACCGGATGGGGCATAGCGGATGCCCGGGAGGCTGCGTTGCGGGTGATCAACAGGGCTCATTGCGATAGTCTGCCCGGCGATGCCAACGGCGACTGCTACGTAAACTGGGCAGATGCGTTGCAGGTAATAAGATTCCTGCACTTCGGCGTTCCTCTTCCGGAACCGAACAATGCCGATGTCAACGCCGACTGTCAGGTGGATATCAGCGATCTTCAAGCGTTGATTGACTATGCCGTATATGGCGCGGGCATTCTGCTGTATGGCTGCGTGGAATCGGAGGGCAGAGTTGAACAATCAAAGACACCCTCATCGACCCCGGTGCTGAACGCGGCGTTCCCGAACCCGTTTAACCCGTCAACCGAGATTGGGTTTGAGCTTCCTACCGCTTCACACGTGCGGTTGGAGGTGTTCAACGTGCTCGGCCAGCACGTTGCAACGCTGGTGGACGGGCCAATGGAATCTGGAAGGCATTCCGTGGCATGGGATGGCAGCAACGCGGCCAGCGGCATCTATTTGTACCGCTTTCAGACCGGCAGCTTTGTTATGTCACGGAAGATGCTGCTGGTGAAATAA
- the hypA gene encoding hydrogenase maturation nickel metallochaperone HypA: MHELAVADNIVNAVLAEMQRRGLSSVATVAVRVGALTDIVPDALEFGFEILTRETALAATKLKIDRIPCQGRCRDCGKDFEVQECVFVCPHCQSCDIQMTRGNELDIAYIEVDDGS, encoded by the coding sequence ATGCACGAACTCGCTGTCGCCGACAATATCGTGAACGCCGTCCTAGCCGAAATGCAGCGGCGGGGCCTCAGTTCCGTGGCCACGGTGGCGGTGCGGGTGGGGGCGCTGACGGACATTGTGCCGGACGCCCTGGAGTTCGGGTTTGAGATCTTGACCCGCGAGACCGCGTTGGCTGCGACAAAGCTAAAGATCGACCGCATCCCCTGCCAGGGGCGGTGCCGGGATTGCGGGAAGGATTTCGAGGTGCAGGAGTGCGTGTTTGTCTGCCCCCACTGCCAAAGCTGCGATATTCAAATGACCAGGGGGAACGAGTTGGATATAGCGTATATAGAGGTCGACGACGGTTCCTAG
- the thpR gene encoding RNA 2',3'-cyclic phosphodiesterase → MYRLFVAVDLPEDVKQHLGAISCGVPGARWMEPAQLHLTIRFIGEVDGGVFRDILDSLREVQAHAFDLTLKGVGFFPPRGVPETIWVGVEKSEPLKLLRSRVEAALARAGVDRDSRKFAPHVAIARLKEPHVGRVAGYLTEYGLFRVEPFQVAAFTLYSSSLSSSGAIHQVEEEYPLNGKRN, encoded by the coding sequence ATGTACCGTCTCTTTGTAGCCGTAGACCTCCCGGAAGATGTAAAACAACACCTCGGAGCCATAAGCTGTGGCGTGCCGGGTGCACGCTGGATGGAGCCTGCTCAGCTTCACTTGACGATTCGTTTCATCGGTGAGGTCGATGGGGGTGTATTCCGCGATATTCTCGACTCTCTTCGAGAAGTTCAGGCACACGCGTTTGACCTCACGCTCAAGGGGGTCGGTTTCTTCCCACCGCGAGGTGTGCCGGAAACCATCTGGGTGGGAGTCGAAAAGTCCGAACCGCTGAAACTGCTTCGAAGCCGGGTAGAAGCAGCCCTGGCGCGAGCCGGGGTCGACCGTGACAGCCGCAAATTCGCGCCGCATGTGGCGATCGCCCGCCTCAAAGAGCCCCATGTGGGACGGGTCGCCGGGTATCTGACTGAATATGGCCTTTTCCGGGTGGAACCGTTTCAAGTGGCAGCGTTTACGCTCTATTCAAGTAGTCTCTCCTCATCCGGCGCCATCCACCAGGTCGAAGAAGAATACCCGCTCAACGGCAAAAGGAACTGA
- a CDS encoding ferritin, which yields MMISQKVAARLNEQVKHEFYSSWAYMAMAYSFETMGLPIFAKWFYRQAGEEREHAEKIARYLLDQGAEVVLTALPEPKTKYTTAQEIIEAALEHEKLVTRQIHEIAELALAEKDQATYHFNGWFVGEQVEEVASVMEILNMVKLASTPGQLLQLEGRIYQMMEK from the coding sequence ATGATGATTTCGCAGAAAGTCGCGGCTCGTCTTAACGAGCAGGTCAAACACGAATTCTATTCCTCGTGGGCCTACATGGCTATGGCCTACTCGTTCGAGACGATGGGGCTGCCGATCTTCGCCAAGTGGTTTTACCGCCAGGCCGGTGAAGAACGTGAGCATGCGGAGAAGATCGCACGGTACCTTCTGGACCAGGGAGCCGAAGTGGTTTTGACGGCGCTTCCGGAGCCGAAAACTAAATACACTACGGCACAGGAGATTATCGAGGCAGCGCTTGAGCACGAAAAGCTGGTGACTCGTCAGATTCACGAGATCGCCGAATTGGCTTTGGCCGAGAAAGACCAGGCGACCTATCATTTCAACGGTTGGTTTGTCGGCGAGCAGGTGGAAGAGGTCGCCAGTGTCATGGAGATTCTCAACATGGTGAAACTGGCTTCCACGCCGGGGCAGCTGCTGCAGCTCGAGGGGCGGATTTATCAGATGATGGAAAAGTAG